One Orrella dioscoreae genomic window carries:
- the iscR gene encoding Fe-S cluster assembly transcriptional regulator IscR, giving the protein MRLTTKGRFAVTAMIDLALRQHSGPVTLAAISQRQNISLSYLEQLFGKLRRHELVESVRGPGGGYSLARLARNVTVADIIFAVDEPLDATSCGGKRDCTSGNDGKSGKCMTHELWATLNRKMVDYLDSVSLQDLVDQQRVRQLQEANQEKACSAVRVDRLGGASPVGTATANTAERPRPARAAA; this is encoded by the coding sequence ATGCGGCTGACCACGAAAGGGCGCTTCGCCGTGACGGCGATGATCGACTTGGCCTTGCGCCAGCACAGTGGCCCCGTGACGCTGGCGGCGATCAGCCAGCGCCAGAACATCTCGCTGTCCTATCTGGAACAGCTTTTCGGCAAGTTGCGCCGGCACGAGCTCGTCGAGAGCGTGCGCGGCCCGGGTGGCGGCTATTCGCTGGCCCGCCTGGCGCGCAACGTGACCGTCGCCGACATCATCTTCGCGGTGGACGAACCGCTGGACGCCACGAGTTGTGGCGGCAAGCGGGACTGTACGAGTGGCAATGACGGCAAGTCCGGCAAGTGCATGACGCATGAGCTGTGGGCCACCCTCAACCGCAAGATGGTCGATTACCTGGACTCCGTGTCGCTGCAGGACCTCGTGGATCAGCAGCGCGTGCGCCAGCTTCAGGAAGCCAACCAGGAAAAAGCGTGTTCCGCCGTGCGCGTGGACCGTCTGGGTGGCGCCTCGCCTGTTGGCACCGCAACCGCCAATACGGCCGAACGCCCCCGCCCCGCGCGCGCCGCGGCTTGA